The DNA sequence CGATGATCTTCGGGCGTTCTGAGCGCGGCAAGCCCCCGGTCGAGCCCGTCACGCTCAAGATCCTGGTGGCCGGCGGCTTCGGCGTGGGCAAGACCACGCTGGTCGGCGCGGTCAGCGAGATCAGGCCGTTGCGCACCGAGGAGCTGCTCACGGAGGCGGGGCGCCCGGTCGACGACACCAGTGGCGTGGAGGGCAAGCGCACCACCACCGTGGCCATGGACTTCGGCCGCATCACGCTCCGCGAGGACCTGGTGCTGTACCTCTTCGGCACACCGGGCCAGGAGCGGTTCTGGTTCATGTGGGACGAGCTGTCCGAGGGCGCCCTCGGGGCCGTCGTCCTCGCCGACACCCGGCGGCTGGAGGACTGCTTCGCGGCCATCGACTACTTCGAGCGGCGCTCCATACCGTTCGTCGTCGGCGTCAACTGCTTCGACGGAGCAACGCGTTACCCGGGCGAGGACATCCGCCGGGCCCTCGACCTCGACACCCACGTGCCGCTGGTGATGACCGACGCGCGGGACCGCGAGTCGGTCAAGGAGGTCCTCATCGGCGTCGTCCAGCACGCCATGGCGCAGGCCGCGCAGCGGAGGGCGGTCACCACCTGAGGCGACGACGGGTCCACGGCCCGTGCTCCCGCCGGCCGGAGCACGGGCCGCGGCGCGCGGACGCCGCACCACGCGCGTACGGTCAGCCCTCGCCTTCCTCCAGCAGGCCGAGGCTCCTCTCCACCGCCCTGCGCCAGTCGCGGTACTCGCGGTCCCGGACCGCCGCCGCCACGGCCGGCGTCCACTGAAGCGGGACGGGTTCACCGGCACTCCGGGGACGTCAAGGTGGCCGACAGCAACGGTTGTCGGCCACCCGGACGGAGAACCGGCCCGCCTGCCGTCAACCCGCCGGCGCCGGAGCCCTCTCGGTCCCGCGGCGGACCTCGTGGCCGGCCGCCCCCGCCCGGGCCAGCACCCAGCTCGTGCCGTGCAGCGCCTTGGCGGCCGTCTTCAGCGGGGCCAGAGACGCCGCCGCCTGCCGGTGGTCCGGCACGCTGCCCGGTGGGCACAGGACCGTGGCCAGCGACAGCGTGACGGGATGGCCGCCCGCCGCCCAGGGCGTGTCGAGGACCGAGCACGCCAACGCGTCCAGCGCCTCCGGATCGGACAGCACGAGGAAGTCGTCCCCGCCGATGTGCCCCACGCGGGTGGTGCCCGACGCGGCGTGCTGCACCGCCCGCCCCACCGCGCGGATGAGTTCGTCGCCCGCCGCGAACCCCGCCCCGTCGTTCACCCGCTTGAAGTGGTCCACGTCCAGCCAGCTCAGCGCGAACGCCCGGCCGCCCGCGATCCGCCGGTCCACCTCGGCGGTGATCGCGTCCGAACCGGGCAGCCGGGTGAGCGGATTGAGCCCCGCCGCCTCCTCCACCCGGGTCTCGGCGAGCGCGCGCACCAGGTCCGCCAGCCGGACCACCCCCACGCACCGGCCGTGCGCGTCCACCACGGCCACGTCGTCCGAGGTGCGGCCCCGGTCCCCGACCGCCACCACCTCCAGGACCTCCCAGGCGGTGGCGTCGACGCCCACCGTCCGGGGCGGGTCGCCGAGCTTGGCGGCGGGCCGGTCGGCGTACAGGGCGTGTCCGTAGCGCCCGGACATCGACAGCAGGAAGCGGGAGCGGTGGACCGACCGCACCGGAACCCCGGACCGGTCCACCAGCAGCACCCCGGACACGTCCGGACACCCGGTCAGCAGGGCCCGCACATGTCCGGCGGACGCGGTGGCGGGCAGCAGCGCGGCCGGCCGTACGAACTCCCGCACCGACGGCCCGGACCGGGGCGCCGTCACCGCCCCGGACGCCCGCGGCGGAACGTACACGTCCGCGGCGGGCAGCCGGGCCGGCGGCGCGAACAGGTTGCCCTGGGCCAGCTGGGCCCCGGCCGCCAGCGCCGTCGCGTACTGGCCTTCGGTCTCGACGCCCTCGACGGACAGCAGCGCCCCCAGTTCCTCGCACAGCGTGCGCATCGCCCGAACCGCGGCGGGCCGTGCCAGCAGCGACGCGTCCAGCTTGACCAGGTCGGGCGCGAGATCGGTGAGCCGGCTCAGCGGGATGTCCCCGTCCCCGACGCCGTCCGCGCAGACGCGGAAGCCGTGACCGCGCAGCGCGGTGACCGCGTCCAGCAGCGCCCCCCGCGGCACGTGCGTGTAGGGCGGGCCGATGTCGACCGTCACTTCCCACGGCAGTCGGCCCGCCTCGCGCACGGCGTCGTGCAGCGCGGCGAGGCCGCCGAGGTCGGCGAGGGTGCCGGCGAACACGTTCACGAACAGCGGGAGCAGCGTCTCCCTGCGGACCGCCGCCCGCACGGCCGACACCGCCAGCCGCAGGTCGAGTTCGGGATCGCGACGGGCCTCGGCCAGTACGTCGCCGCTCTCGGGGCGGGCCAGTATCTCCAGGCCCGCCACCGCGCCGGTCGTCAGGTTGACCACGGGTTGGAAGGCGAAGCGGAGACTGTCCGTCCAGGAGCTCACGGGAGCATGATGGCGCCGCACCACCCCGCCCAGGCGCAGTTCATGAGACGTTCACGCAGCATTTCGGAGCGGTCGCTCCCCGCTCGGCCGCCCGCGGAGCGCCGCGCGGTGTCCGTGTCCCGCGGACGGGGTGCTTCCCCGGCGCGGCCCACTCCTGATAGATGCAGGAGACATGACACGACTCTCCACCGCCGTCCGCGGTCTGGTCACCGCCCTCGCCGCCCTGCTCACCGCGACCGCCGCGGCCGCCCCCGCCCGGGCGGAGCCCGAGCCCCGAGCACCTGAGGACTTCGTGGCGCTGAACAGCGTGGACCCGACGATCATCCAGGAGATGCGCTACTTCACCCCGCACAACTTCGTGGGCGAGCGCGTCGACGGCTACCGGCAGCCGCTGTGCATCCTCACCCGCCCCGCCGCCGAGGCCCTGCACACCGCACAGCGCGCACTGCTGCGCCGGGGCTACTCCCTGAAGGTGTACGACTGCTACCGCCCCCAGCGCGCGGTCGACCACTTCGTCCGCTGGGCAAAGGACCTCGACGACCAGGCCATGAAGGCCGAGTTCTACCCCGACGTCGACAAGACCCGCCTCTTCGCCGACGGGTACATCGCGGAGAAATCCGGCCACAGCCGCGGCTCGACCGTGGACCTCACCCTCGTGGAACTGCCCGCGCGACCGACCCGGCCCTACCATCCCGGACAGCCCCTCACCCCCTGCTTCGCCCCACAGGACGAGCGGTTCCCCGACAACTCCGTCGACATGGGCACCGGATACGACTGCTTCGACACCCTCAGCCACACCCTCGACCCCCGTGTCCAGGGCCAACAGCGCGCCCACCGGCTCCTGCTGAAGAACACCCTGGAGGACCTCGGTTACGTGAACCTCGCCGAGGAGTGGTGGCACTACACCTTCAAGCCCGAGGCGTACCCGGACACCTACTTCGACTTCCCGGTGTCCCGCCGGGCCCTCACCGGCCACCACTGAACGACCTACCGGAGACGCCCCCCGAGTGATCGGATACAGTCGCGCGCGTGTCCGAAACTCAAGCCTCCGTTCCCAACTCCGCGCCGGACTCCCACTGTTCGAGCTGCGGCACGCCCTTCGGAGAGGGCGTCTCCGGCTGGCCCCGCACCTGCCCGGCGTGCGGCACCGTCGCCTACCGCAACCCGCTGCCCGTCGCCGTGGCCCTTCAGCCCGTGTACGACACGCAGGGCACCTCCCTGGTCGTCATCACCCGGACGATCGAGCCCGCGCGCGGCGGCACCGCCCTGCCCGGCGGCTACATCGACGACCGGGAGGACTGGCGCCACGCCGTCGTCCGTGAACTCCAGGAGGAGACCGGCATCGTCGCGGAGAGCCGCGACGTGCGGCTCGCCGACGCCATGAGCTCACCCGACGGACACCTGCTGCTGTTCGGGCTGCTTCCGGAACGTCCGGCGGAGGACCTGCCGCCCTCCGCCCCCACCGACGAGACCTCCGGGAGGCACCTGCTCCGCCGCCCCGAGGAACTCGCCTTCCCCCTGCACACCCTGGCGGTACGCGCCTGGTTCGAGGGCCGCTACATCTGCCCCTGAACGTGGCCCAGCCCGCGGACGCGCACCGGGCAGGACGGCTCACCCACACCGTCCCCGCACTCCCGCTCGACGACGATCCGCGGGCCCGACCACCGGACCGTGTAGCGCTCGATCTCCGGTTCCTCCCACCCGTCGCCGGCATCCGGCACGACCAGCCCGCCCCCGGTCCGCCCCCGTTCCGGAGCCCACACCTCCAGCTGCGGACCGCCGTCCTCCGCCCGCACCGGCAGCACGGCCCCCGCGCGGGCGAACACCGGTATCCGGCCCAGGGGCGCATCGACCAGCACCTGCCCCGGACCCGTGTACGCCCGCTCCGTCGCCGTGTCGTACCACCGTCCGCGCGGCAGCCGCACGGCCCGCCGGACCGCCCCCGGCTCCAGCACCGGCGCCACCAGCAGACAGTCACCCAGCAGGAAGGCGTCCTCGCAGTCGCGCACCGCCCGCTCCTCGGGCACCGACCACCACAACGGCCGCGCACACGGCGCCCCGGTACGCCGGGCGAGATGGGCCAGCGTCACGAAGTACGGCAGCAGCCGCCGGCGTTCGGCGAGCGCCGCGCGCGCGTGCTCCAGCACCTCGGCACCCAACTCCCACAACTCCCCGCGTCCCCCGCGCGGACCGGCGTGCGTGCGGAACAACGGCAGATACGCGCCCAACTGGAGCCGGCGCACCGACAACTCGGACGACGACTCCCCATCCGGACCACTGGAGTCCGGGCCCGCGTGGGGCACCCCGCACAGCCCCAGCCCCAGAACCAGGGCCAGCGACGCGCGCAACCCGTCCCACCCCGCCACCGCCTCGCCCGTCCACGCTCCGCCGTGACGCTGCATACCGGCCCACCCGGAACGCGAGAACACGAACGGCCGCTCGTCCGGCGCCGGCCCCCGCAGCCCCTCGTACGCCGCCCCGGCCATGCACAGCCCGTACACGTTGTGCGCCTCACGATGGTCGCCGCCCCGCCCGTCCAGGGCGTGCCGCGCCGACCGCGGCAGCGTCGGCTCCCCGAACGCCGTGGACGACGTCGGTTCGTCCGAGGTGTGCCACACACCCGAGAACCCCTGAGCCAGCCGCTCCGCGTACAGCCCGCCCCACCACTCCCGCACGCCCGCGTGCGTGAAGTCCGGGAACACCGCCTCCCCGGGCCAGGAGACCCCCCGCACCACCTCACCGGAGGCATCCCGCACGAACGCGTCCCGGCCCGCCCCCTCGTCGTACAGGGCGGTGCCGGGCGCCGTACCGACCGCCGGAGCGACGACCGACACCAGCCGGACCCCCTCGCGCCGCAGCTCCTCCGCGAGGACCGGCAGCTTGGGGAACCGCTCCTGGTCGACCGTGAACACCCGACGGGAGTCGAGGTGGCCGGCGTCCAGGTGCACGGCGTCGAGCGGCAGCCCGTGTTCGAGGTGCCCCGCGACGACCCGTCGGACCTCGTCCTCACCGCCCGAACCCGCGAGCGCGTGCTGGTGGCCGAGCGCCCACGCGGGCGGCAGCGCCGGCGCACCGGTGAGCGACGCCCAGGCGAGCAGCACCCGCGCGGGGGTGCCCACCATCACCCAGCAGCGCAGCGGGCCACCGTCCATCCGCAGCTCACTCACCCCGTCCCGGTCGTGCCCGGAACCGGCGCCCTCCGCACCCTCCCGCACCGTCACGCTGCCGTCCCACGGGTTGTCGTGGAACACCAGATGCGTGCCCGCGTCGGCCACCACCAGCTGCACCGGCATCGTGATGTGCAGCGGATCGTCACCGGGCCCGAAGGCACGCCCCGGGTCGGTGTTCCACAAGCGGTACGTGCCGTCCCGCAGCCGGGGCCCCGACGCACGGCCCCCGAGCCCGAAGAAGCGGGCGTCCGCCGCCACCTCCGACCGCAGCATCCAGCGCGCGGCGCCACCGCCGACCGGCTCCCACCACCGCGGCGGCAGATCGCGCCGCAGCGTCACACCCCCGGGGGTGAGCACCTCCACCGCGCCCTGCCGTGACACCACGACCGTCACCCGCCCGGCCACCACGCGCCAGCCGCCCTCCTTGTCCGGCTCCAGCGCGGCCCGGGGATCCGGGTCGGGGCAGCGGCCGGCCAGCGCGTAGGACGGCTCGGGAGCCGCCCCGTCCCAGCCCCAGAAGACGGCACCGTTCACCGCGACGAAGATCCGCAGCTCCGAGCGGCCGAACCTGATCAGCCCGCCACCCGGCCCCGGCTCCACCTCCGTGACCGTCCCGGGCACCCGGGCCCGCTCCGGCCCCCGCGGCGGCAGCCCGGTGGCGTCCGCCCGCCGCCTGCGCCACGCTGCACGTACGGCACGCAACCCCTGAGCCGCCCCCACCGAACCGACCGCCTTCACAGAACGCACCAGGTCACGACCGTCCATGGTGCTCACCCTGCCATCGACAGCGCCCGGGGAGCGGGTCGTTCAACTGCCGTTCACCCGTGACCGCGCCACATCTTCACGCCAGGGACTATGTGGGGGGCACCCTGGTGCAGAAGTCGATCACGTGGCATCGTCCCTGTCAGCCGCGTCACGCGCACACCCCAGCCCGTGCGCGGAGGACGCACACGACGCGCACAGTCCGGGAGCCGCCCCATGTCGACCACGAACCCCCAGCCGCTCTGGCAGCCGGATCCGGAACAGATCGCCCAGGCACGGATCACCGAGTTCCAGGCCTGGGCCGCCGCCCACCACGGCGCCCCCGCCGAGGGCGGCTACGCGGCACTCCACCGCTGGTCCGTGGACGAGCTGGACACCTTCTGGAAAGCGGTCACCGAATGGTTCGGCGTCCGCTTCTCCACCCCCTACGCGCACGTCCTGGGCGACCGCTCGATGCCCGGCGCCCAGTGGTTCCCCGGCGCGACCCTGAACTACGCCGAGCACGCCCTGCGCGCGGCGGACTCCCGCGCGGACGAACCGGCCCTCCTGCACGTCGACGAGACCCACGACCCCCGCCCCGTCACCTGGGCCGAGCTGCGCCGCCAGGTCGGCTCCCTGGCCGCCGAACTGCGCTCCCTCGGCGTGCGCCCCGGCGACCGCGTCAGCGGCTACCTCCCGAACATCCCGCAGGCCGTCGTCGCCCTCCTCGCCACCGCGGCCGTGGGCGGCGTGTGGACCTCCTGCGCACCCGACTTCGGCGCCCGCAGCGTCCTCGACCGCTTCCAGCAGGTCGAACCCGTCGTCCTGTTCACCGTCGACGGCTACCGCTACGGCGGCAAGGAGCACGACCGCCGCGAGGTCGTCGCCGAACTGCGCCGCGAGCTGCCCACCCTGCGCGCCGTCGTCCACATCCCCCTGCTCGGCACCGAAGCGCCCGACGGCGCGCTGGACTGGGCAGCCCTCACCTCCGCGGACACGGAACCGGTCTTCGAGCAGGTCCCCTTCGAACACCCCCTGTGGGTGCTCTACTCCTCCGGCACCACGGGACTGCCCAAGGCGATCGTCCAGTCCCAGGGCGGCATCCTCGTCGAACACCTCAAGCAGCTCGGACTCCACTGCGACCTGGGCCCCGAGGACCGCTTCTTCTGGTACACCTCGACCGGCTGGATGATGTGGAACTTCCTCGTCTCCGGCCTCCTGACCGGAACGACGATCGTCCTGTATGACGGCAGCCCCGGCTTCCCGGACACGGGCGCCCAGTGGCGGATCGCCGAACGCACCGGAGCCACCCTCTACGGCACCTCCGCCGCCTACGTCATGGCCTGCCGCAAAGCCGGCGTGCACCCCTCGCGCGACTTCGACCTCTCGAAGGTCAAGTGCGTCGCCACCACCGGATCCCCCCTGCCCCCCGACGGCTTCCGCTGGCTGCACGACGAGTTCGCCGAGAACGGCGCCGGCCTGTGGATCGCCTCCGTCAGCGGCGGCACGGACGTCTGCTCCTGCTTCGCCGGAGCCGTCCCCACCCTCCCCGTCCACATCGGCGAGCTCCAGGCCCCCGGCCTGGGCACCGACCTCCAGGCCTGGGACCCCAGCGGAAACCCGCTGGTCGACGAGGTCGGCGAACTCGTCGTCACCAACCCCATGCCGTCCATGCCGATCCACTTCTGGAACGACCCCGACGGCAGCCGCTACCACGACAGCTACTTCGACACCTACCCCGGCGTCTGGCGGCACGGCGACTGGATCACCATCACCCCCCGCGGCTCCGTCGTCATCCACGGCCGCTCCGACTCCACGCTCAACCGCCAGGGCGTCCGCATGGGATCCGCCGACATCTACGAAGCCGTGGAACGGCTCCCCGAGATCAGGGAGTCCCTCGTCATCGGCGTCGAACAGCCCGACGGCGGCTACTGGATGCCCCTGTTCGTCCACCTGGCACCCGGAGCCACCCTCGACGAGCACCTGCTGAACCGCATCAAGCAGACGATCCGCGAGCAGCTCTCACCCCGCCACGTACCCGACGAGATCATCGAAGTCCCCGGCGTCCCGCACACCCTCACCGGCAAGCGCATCGAGGTCCCGGTCAAGCGACTCCTCCAGGGCACCCCGCTGGACAAGGCGGTCAACCCGGGATCCATCGACAACCTCGACCTCCTCGCCTTCTACGAGGACCTCGCCCGCAAGCGCGCCTGAGCCCGCTCCCGGGCCTCCCGGGGTTCGCCAGCGTCTCCTCCCGCACCCGTTGTCAGTGCCGCCGATTACTGTGAGTGAGCATTGATCGACTGTGCACAGGGGGAGACATGGCGTACACCGACCACCGCACCTTGCGACGCGTCCTGCGCCGCGAAATCGTCGGCACCATCGGACTGCTGACCGACGAGCACGACTTCCGCGCCATGCGGCGCTACGACAGCTTCGTCTTCGACGACCACACCACCTACCTCAAACACGTGGAAGCCGTCCTCAGGACGCGCGCACTGCAGGGCAGCCACACCACGGTCGCGCTCTTCGACCCCGAGGACTACGCCGAGTTCTGCGCCAGGACCGGCCTCGACCCCGACAGCCCCACCAGCCGTACCCGGTACACGGCCGCACTCGCGTCCACCGGCCCCGCCGTCCCCTACGACGGCCGGCCACTGGCCGACCTCCTGCCGACCCTCGTCGACGAAGCGGTCCGCCAGGCGACCTGGGAGTACGCCACCATGCAGCTCGCCCGTCTCGGCGGCTGCGCCGTGTGCGGGGAGGACCTCGGCCGCGCCGCCTTCACCCGCGCCTCGTACCTGCTCGCCCGCGTCCTCGACACCGCGCCACCCGGCTTCCGGCACCTCGTGTGCAGCGTCTCCGGCCCGGCGGACACCCTCGTCGCCGTCCTGCACTCCGACGCCACCGACGGCCCCGGGGCACCGGACGAGGCAGAGGCCCTCGAGTTCACCACGGTCCTGGCGCTCGGCCTGGCCACCGGGAGCCCCGGCGGACTGGTCATGCGGATCAGCGAACCCGGCACACCCGACCGGGTCCACGGCTGGCGACTGCGCGCGTACGGCCTCGCCCCCCTCACCGCCGGGGAGGTCTTCGACGCGTACTGCACCGACGCCGAATCCGGGGACCTCATCCCACCGGAGTCCAACGTCGACTACTGCGCACCCCCCGACCTCGGAGAGGAGCCCCCGGGCCCGGCCCACCACCACTGAGCCGGGGCAGCGCGAAGAGGGGCGCCCCACCTCGGGTGGAGCGCCCCTCAGGGAAACCGATCACCGACCGGGCCCGGTCCGGCTACTCGCCCGACAGCACCGCCTGAGCGGCGTCACGGGCATCCGCGGCGCTGTCCGCCGCCCGCGCCGCGGCGGCGGCCCGCTCGCACTGCGCCAGCGTGACCTTCGCCAGTGCCGCCCGCACGTAGGGAATGGACGCCGCACCCATGGAGAGGGAGGTGACCCCCAGACCGGTCAGCACACAGGCGAGCAGCGGGTCGGACGCGGCCTCACCGCAGACACCACAGCTCTTGCCCTCGGCCTTCGCCGCCTCGGCGGACAGCGCCACCAGGTCGAGCAGCGCGGGCTGCCACGGATCCTGCAGCCGGGAGACCGCCCCCACCTGACGGTCGGCGGCGAAGGTGTACTGCGCGAGGTCGTTCGTGCCCAGCGACAGGAACTCCACCTCCTGCAGCACCGAGCGCGCCCGCAGGGCTGCCGACGGGATCTCGACCATGGCACCGAACTTCGCCCGGAGCCCCGCGTCCCGGCACGCGTCCGCGAAGGCCTTGGCATCGGCCCGGTCCGCCACCATGGGGGCCATGACCTCGAGGTAGACGGGCAGCCCCTCGGCGGCCTTCGCCAGCGCCGTCAGCTGCGTGCGCAGCACCGCAGGGTGGTCCAGCAGCGTCCGCAGACCGCGCACGCCCAGCGCCGGGTTCGGCTCGTCCGCCGGAGTGAGGAACTCCAGCGGCTTGTCCGCGCCCGCGTCCAGCACGCGCACGACGACCCGGCCCTCGGGGAACGCCTCGAGCACCTGACGGTAGGCGGCGACCTGCTTCTCCTCGGAAGGAGCCTTCTTGTCGTCGTCCAGGAACAGGAACTCGGTCCGGAAGAGACCGACGCCCTCGGCGCCCGCCTCGACGGCGGCCGCCACATCCGCCGGCCCACCGATGTTGGCCAGCAGCGGCACCTTGTGACCGTCGGCGGTCGCACCGGGCCCGGTCGACGCCGCGAGCGCCGCCCTGCGCTCGGCCGCGGCGGCCTCGAGCTGCGCCTTCTTCTCCTCGCTCGGGTCGACGAAGATCTCGCCGGTGCTGCCGTCGACCGCTATCAGCGTGCCCTCGGCCAGCTCGCCGGCACCGGGCAGCGCGACCACGGCCGGGACGCCGAGCGCGCGGGCGAGGATCGCGCTGTGACTGGTCGGCCCGCCCTCCTCGGTCACGAAACCGAGCACGAGCGTCGGGTCGAGCAGCGCCGTGTCCGCGGGCGCGAGATCACGGGCCACCAGGACATACGGTTCGTCGCTGTCCGGCACACCCGGCATCGGCACCCCGAGGAGCCGCGCGACGATACGGTTCCGCACGTCGTCGAGGTCGGCCACCCGGCCCGCGAGGTACTCACCGGCATTCGCCAGCAGCTCGCGGTACGCGGCGAACGCGTCGTACACCGCCCGTTCGGCCGTGCTGCCGACGGCGATGCGCCGCTCCACGTCGGCCATCAGCTCGGGATCCTGGGCCATCATGGCCTGCGCCTCGAGCACCGCCTGGGCCTCGCCCCCGGCAAGATTGCCGCGGGCCATCAGATCGGCCGCCACAGCCTCGACGGCCTTGCGGGCGCGCCCCTGTTCGCGTCCCGCCTCCTCGGCCGGGATCTGCTTGGCCGGCGGCTCCAGCACCGCCGTACCCATGTGCCGGACCTCGCCGATCGCCACACCGTGGCTGACACCGACGCCTCGCAGCGTTGTCTCCATCTCACCCGTCTCCGATAAAGCGGCGGGCCCAGCCGCCGCGGTGGTTGTCCTGGTGGCCGTCAGGAACGGCGCGGTGTCACTTCCAGAGGAAGAGGCTGTCGCCCGCCTTCACATCGCCGTCTTCGCGAAGCTCTGAGAGAGCGTCCGCCGTGGCCTCCAGGGCCACGACCGGGCACACCGGGGACTTGCCTGCGGCCTCCACGGCGGCGGGGTCCCAGCGCACGATGCTCTGACCGCGCGTCACGGTGTCCCCCTTGTTGACGAGCAGCTCGAAGCCCTCGCCGTTGAGCTGAACGGTGTCGATACCGAGGTGGGTGAGCACACCGTGTCCGCTCTCGTCGACGACGACGAACGCGTGCGGGTGCAGGGACACGATGACGCCGTCGACGGGGGAGACGGCCTCGGAGGGCTCCCGTACGGGATCGATCGCGGTGCCCGGGCCGACCATGGCCCCGGAGAAGACCGGATCGGGCACGGACGTCAGTCCGATGGCCCGTCCTGCGAGCGGGGACGTCACGGTGGTCATGGGAAGCCTCCCAGGGGTGGAGATCTATACGGGCGCCGTCACTGACTGTCTCCGGCGCGCTGTTCAGCAGGGTATGTCATGTGACGTACCGGTTCCGGGGGACAGGTCCAGATCTGTGGTCTAGACGAGAGGTCTAGACCACGCACCCTAATCGATTTGCGTGGGGTCCGCGACCCCGTGTAGAGTCTTAGTCCTGCCTGAGGGTGAGCGACACCGACGAGTGTCCTCGCCGGGCAGCAATCCAACTTGTCAGATCCTATCTCGGGGTCGCTTTCCGCATGTCCGTAGGGCAGTGGTCAGAGGCTCGGGAAAACACTGATAAAGTCGGAGTCGCCGGAAAGGGAAACGCGAAAGCGGGAACCTGGAAAGCACCAAGGAAATCGGATCGGAAAGATCTGATAGAGTCGGAAACGCAAGACCGAAGGGAAGCGCCCGGAGGAAAGCCCGAGAGGGTGAGTACAAAGGAAGCGTCCGTTCCTTGAGAACTCAACAGCGTGCCAAAAGTCAACGCCAGATATGTTGATACCCCGTCCATCGGACTTCCGATGGTCGAGGTTCCTTTGAAAAAACACAGCGAGGACGCTGTGAACCGGAGGATCATTCCTCCTCCGGTTCCGCTCTCGTGGTGGAAACCGGATTACCGGTAAACATTCACGGAGAGTTTGATCCTGGCTCAGGACGAACGCTGGCGGCGTGCTTAACACATGCAAGTCGAACGATGAACCACTTC is a window from the Streptomyces capillispiralis genome containing:
- the ptsP gene encoding phosphoenolpyruvate--protein phosphotransferase — protein: METTLRGVGVSHGVAIGEVRHMGTAVLEPPAKQIPAEEAGREQGRARKAVEAVAADLMARGNLAGGEAQAVLEAQAMMAQDPELMADVERRIAVGSTAERAVYDAFAAYRELLANAGEYLAGRVADLDDVRNRIVARLLGVPMPGVPDSDEPYVLVARDLAPADTALLDPTLVLGFVTEEGGPTSHSAILARALGVPAVVALPGAGELAEGTLIAVDGSTGEIFVDPSEEKKAQLEAAAAERRAALAASTGPGATADGHKVPLLANIGGPADVAAAVEAGAEGVGLFRTEFLFLDDDKKAPSEEKQVAAYRQVLEAFPEGRVVVRVLDAGADKPLEFLTPADEPNPALGVRGLRTLLDHPAVLRTQLTALAKAAEGLPVYLEVMAPMVADRADAKAFADACRDAGLRAKFGAMVEIPSAALRARSVLQEVEFLSLGTNDLAQYTFAADRQVGAVSRLQDPWQPALLDLVALSAEAAKAEGKSCGVCGEAASDPLLACVLTGLGVTSLSMGAASIPYVRAALAKVTLAQCERAAAAARAADSAADARDAAQAVLSGE
- a CDS encoding PTS sugar transporter subunit IIA, with product MTTVTSPLAGRAIGLTSVPDPVFSGAMVGPGTAIDPVREPSEAVSPVDGVIVSLHPHAFVVVDESGHGVLTHLGIDTVQLNGEGFELLVNKGDTVTRGQSIVRWDPAAVEAAGKSPVCPVVALEATADALSELREDGDVKAGDSLFLWK